The following are encoded together in the Chlorocebus sabaeus isolate Y175 chromosome 20, mChlSab1.0.hap1, whole genome shotgun sequence genome:
- the SCNM1 gene encoding sodium channel modifier 1 isoform X2 gives MLRDGRFACAICPHRPVLDTLAMLTAHRAGKKHLSSLQLFYGKKQPGKERKQNPRHQNELRREETKAEAPLLTQTRLITQSALHRAPHYNSCCRRKYRPEAPGPSVSLSPVPPSEVELQSGKISREPEPGTGPQAEESATVSAPAPMSPTRRRALDHYLTLRSSGWIPDGRGRWVKDENVEFDSDEEEPPDLPLD, from the exons ATGCTTCGGGATGGACG CTTTGCTTGTGCCATCTGCCCCCATCGACCGGTACTGGACACCCTGGCCATGCTGACTGCCCACCGTGCAGGCAAGAAACATCTGTCCA GCTTGCAGCTTTTCTATGGCAAGAAGCAGccgggaaaggaaaggaagcagaaTCCAAGACATCAGAATGAATTGAGGAGGGAAGAAACCAAAGCTGAG GCTCCTCTGCTAACCCAGACACGACTTATCACCCAGAGTGCTCTGCACAGAGCTCCCCACTATAACAGTTGCTGCCGCCGGAAGTACAG ACCAGAAGCCCCTGGTCCCTCTGTCTCCCTTTCCCCTGTGCCACCCTCAGAGGTCGAACTCCAAAGCGGGAAGATCAGTAGAGAACCTGAACCTGGGACTGGCCCACAGGCCGAGGAATCAGCAACTGTCTCAGCCCCTGCACCCATGAGCCCCACAAGAAGACGAGCCCTGGACCATTATCTCACCCTTCGAAG CTCAGGATGGATCCCAGATGGACGAGGTCGATGGGTAAAAGATGAAAATGTTGAGTTTGACTCTGATGAGGAGGAACCGCCTGATCTCCCCTTGGACTGA
- the SCNM1 gene encoding sodium channel modifier 1 isoform X1, whose product MSFKREGDDWSQLNVLKKRRVGDLLASYIPEDEALMLRDGRFACAICPHRPVLDTLAMLTAHRAGKKHLSSLQLFYGKKQPGKERKQNPRHQNELRREETKAEAPLLTQTRLITQSALHRAPHYNSCCRRKYRPEAPGPSVSLSPVPPSEVELQSGKISREPEPGTGPQAEESATVSAPAPMSPTRRRALDHYLTLRSSGWIPDGRGRWVKDENVEFDSDEEEPPDLPLD is encoded by the exons ATGTCTTTCAAGAGGGAAGGAGACGATTGGAGTCAACTCAATGTGCTCAAA AAAAGAAGAGTCGGGGACCTCCTCGCCAGTTACATCCCAGAGGATGAGGCGCTGATGCTTCGGGATGGACG CTTTGCTTGTGCCATCTGCCCCCATCGACCGGTACTGGACACCCTGGCCATGCTGACTGCCCACCGTGCAGGCAAGAAACATCTGTCCA GCTTGCAGCTTTTCTATGGCAAGAAGCAGccgggaaaggaaaggaagcagaaTCCAAGACATCAGAATGAATTGAGGAGGGAAGAAACCAAAGCTGAG GCTCCTCTGCTAACCCAGACACGACTTATCACCCAGAGTGCTCTGCACAGAGCTCCCCACTATAACAGTTGCTGCCGCCGGAAGTACAG ACCAGAAGCCCCTGGTCCCTCTGTCTCCCTTTCCCCTGTGCCACCCTCAGAGGTCGAACTCCAAAGCGGGAAGATCAGTAGAGAACCTGAACCTGGGACTGGCCCACAGGCCGAGGAATCAGCAACTGTCTCAGCCCCTGCACCCATGAGCCCCACAAGAAGACGAGCCCTGGACCATTATCTCACCCTTCGAAG CTCAGGATGGATCCCAGATGGACGAGGTCGATGGGTAAAAGATGAAAATGTTGAGTTTGACTCTGATGAGGAGGAACCGCCTGATCTCCCCTTGGACTGA
- the LYSMD1 gene encoding lysM and putative peptidoglycan-binding domain-containing protein 1 isoform X2 — translation MRSGPLRISEWKMEQIKRANRLYTNDSIFLKKTLYIPILTEPRDLFNGLDSEEEKDGEEEVYPSNDEVWPHSTERKKQETGAGRANGEVFPTPGQETPTPIHDLSASDFLKKLDSQISLSKKAAAQKLKKGESGVPGEDAGLHLSSPRMQQRAVLGPVPLTRTSRTRTLRDQEDEIFKL, via the exons ATGCGGAGCGGACCTTTGAGGATCTCTGAGTGGAAG atggaacaGATTAAACGTGCAAACCGCCTTTATACTAATGACTCCATCTTCCTGAAGAAAACCCTCTACATCCCCATCCTGACAGAGCCCAGAGACCTGTTCAATGGTTTGGAttctgaggaagagaaagatggagaggAAGAAGTATACCCAAGTAACGATGAAGTTTGGCCACACTCAACTGAGAGGAAGAAACAAGAGACAGGAGCAGGACGTGCCAATGGTGAAGTCTtccccacacctggccaggaaacCCCCACGCCCATCCATGACCTCTCTGCCTCTGATTTCCTTAAGAAGCTTGATTCACAGATCAGCCTGTCCAAGAAGGCTGCTGCCCAGAAGCTGAAAAAAGGGGAAAGTGG GGTACCTGGGGAGGATGCAGGTCTCCACCTGAGCTCCCCTCGGATGCAGCAACGAGCAGTCCTAGGTCCCGTGCCGCTGACCCGTACCTCTCGGACCCGGACACTACGGGACCAGGAGGATGAAATCTTCAAACTCTGA
- the LYSMD1 gene encoding lysM and putative peptidoglycan-binding domain-containing protein 1 isoform X1: protein MASPSRQPPPGGSGLLHGSRARSYGSLVQSACSPVRERRLEHQLEPGDTLAGLALKYGVTMEQIKRANRLYTNDSIFLKKTLYIPILTEPRDLFNGLDSEEEKDGEEEVYPSNDEVWPHSTERKKQETGAGRANGEVFPTPGQETPTPIHDLSASDFLKKLDSQISLSKKAAAQKLKKGESGVPGEDAGLHLSSPRMQQRAVLGPVPLTRTSRTRTLRDQEDEIFKL from the exons ATGGCTTCCCCGTCTAGACAGCCCCCGCCAGGGGGGTCAGGACTGCTTCACGGGAGCCGGGCTCGTTCATATGGAAGCCTGGTGCAATCGGCCTGCTCCCCAGTGAGGGAAAGACGCCTGGAGCATCAGTTGGAGCCCGGAGACACCCTGGCTGGACTAGCACTCAAATATGGGGTGACG atggaacaGATTAAACGTGCAAACCGCCTTTATACTAATGACTCCATCTTCCTGAAGAAAACCCTCTACATCCCCATCCTGACAGAGCCCAGAGACCTGTTCAATGGTTTGGAttctgaggaagagaaagatggagaggAAGAAGTATACCCAAGTAACGATGAAGTTTGGCCACACTCAACTGAGAGGAAGAAACAAGAGACAGGAGCAGGACGTGCCAATGGTGAAGTCTtccccacacctggccaggaaacCCCCACGCCCATCCATGACCTCTCTGCCTCTGATTTCCTTAAGAAGCTTGATTCACAGATCAGCCTGTCCAAGAAGGCTGCTGCCCAGAAGCTGAAAAAAGGGGAAAGTGG GGTACCTGGGGAGGATGCAGGTCTCCACCTGAGCTCCCCTCGGATGCAGCAACGAGCAGTCCTAGGTCCCGTGCCGCTGACCCGTACCTCTCGGACCCGGACACTACGGGACCAGGAGGATGAAATCTTCAAACTCTGA
- the TNFAIP8L2 gene encoding tumor necrosis factor alpha-induced protein 8-like protein 2: MESFSSKSLALQAEKKLLSKMAGRSVAHLFIDETSSEVLDELYRVSKEYTHSRPQAQRVIKDLIKVAVKVAVLHRNGSFGPSELALATRFRQKLRQGAMTALSFGEVDFTFEAAVLAGLLTECRDVLLELVEHHLTPKSHGRIRHVFDHFSDPGLLTALYGPDFTQHLGKICDGLRKLLDEGKL; this comes from the coding sequence ATGGAGTCCTTCAGCTCAAAGAGTCTGGCACTGCAAGCAGAGAAGAAGCTGCTGAGTAAGATGGCAGGTCGGTCTGTGGCTCATCTCTTCATAGATGAGACAAGCAGTGAGGTGCTAGATGAGCTCTACCGTGTGTCCAAGGAGTACACGCACAGCCGGCCCCAGGCCCAGCGCGTGATCAAGGACCTGATCAAAGTGGCTGTCAAGGTGGCTGTACTGCACCGCAATGGCTCCTTTGGCCCCAGTGAGCTGGCCCTGGCTACCCGCTTTCGCCAGAAGCTGCGGCAGGGTGCCATGACGGCACTTAGCTTTGGCGAGGTAGACTTCACCTTCGAGGCTGCTGTTCTGGCTGGCCTGCTGACCGAGTGCCGGGATGTGCTGCTGGAGTTGGTGGAACACCACCTCACGCCCAAGTCACACGGCCGCATCCGCCACGTGTTTGATCACTTCTCTGACCCAGGTCTgctcacagccctctatgggcctgacTTCACTCAGCACCTTGGCAAGATCTGTGACGGGCTCAGGAAGCTGCTAGATGAAGGGAAGCTCTGA